The nucleotide sequence GGCTGCGCTCCCAGATCAGCGAATCAAACGGTGAGAGCAAGGCACTGGCCGGCACTTTGCGTGGGACTTTCGGTTCGGGCAGACAATAAGCCGCCTGCTTCCAACCCTGGACGCGGCAAGTGCGCAATTGGCCGTCCTCGACCAATTCAGCCAGGCACCCACGGCTGTCCGCGGGTTCCAGTCGGAAGTAATCGCGCAAGTCCTTTTCGGTGCCGACGCCCAAGGCACTTGCTGCATGCAGCAACAATCGCCGCTGCGCCTCGGCTTCACCCAACGGCGCTTGCTGCAGAATTGCAGCAGGAATAACCCGCTCCGGCAAGTCATAGAGCCGCTCAAAACCACGCCGCCCGGCCACTGTCACCAGGCCTGCGGCGAACAGCCACTCCAGGGCGTGCTTTTCGTCGCTCCAGTCCCACCAAGGCCCGGCGCGCTCCTCGCGGGTCGACAAACTGCCTGCCCCCACCGCGCCCTGCTGCTCGACGATCGCCAGCACCCGACGGATAGTGACCTGCTGCTCACGCCCAAAACGCGCCATCTGCTGATAGATGCCTCGCCCCTCGCGGGCGCGCTGCATACGCCAGCGCATCAGCGGGTAAAGCGCCATCGGCAATAAGGACGCTTCATGCCCCCAATATTCAAACAACGAGCGCCGTCGTCCCTGGCTCCAGGCGGCCTGCTCAAGAATGAGTGGAGAATAATTGCCAAGGCGGGAAAACAGCGGCAGGTAATGCGAACGCACCACTGCGTTGACCGAGTCGATCTGCACGACACCCAGGCGATCAATCAAGCGATTGACCTGCGTGGCCTTGACCAGCGCCGGCGGCTGGCGCCCGTTGAAGCCTTGGGCAGCCAGCGCCAGACGCCGCGCCTGCTTGAGGGACAAAGACAGTTCAGCGGGCATGTGCATCTCCTTTGTATGCTCGCAAACTACCTGACCGCAGGGTCCGTGTGTAGCCCGACTTGCATCATTTGCCCAACGGATCATTCCAGAAATGCCGGTGACGCCCAGGTTCGACATCCGCACGCGTCAACCCGATATCCTTGAGTGACTCATCGGTCAGGCCCGCCAGGAGCTGACGCTCGCGGTGCAAGGCAGACCAGCGGGAAATCCGTTGAAACAGCCCGGAAAACGGCCGCTTCACCATTAACACATAGCCTCTTTGACCTTTCATCATCTCGCCCTCCAGTGGGGATGACTGAAGTCTGTGCCTGGCGCTATGATCAATCCAACGAATGTTTCTTATGCAATACATCTCGGAGATTGATCATTTGCCCAGCTACCCGAGTATCGACACTGAAGTGCTGCGCACCTTCGTCGCCATCGCCGATCAAGGCGGTTTTACCCGCGCCGGCGAGCAGGTCAATCGCACACAGTCGGCGGTGAGCATGCAAATGAAGCGCCTGGAAGAAGACATCTTGCAACGCAAGCTCTTCGCCCGCGATGGCCGCCAGGTCAAGCTCACGCCCGAGGGCCAGGTATTGCTGGGGTATGCGCGGCGCATCCTGAAGTTGCACAGCGAGGTGTTCAATACGTTACGCGAGCCGCACATGGTCGGGCTGGTACGTATCGGGACACCGGATGATTACGTGATGCGCTTTTTGCCGGGCATCCTCAAGCGTTTTTCCAAAGCCTATCCCCTGATCCAGATTGAAATGCACTGCGAGGCGTCAACCATTCTGATGCAGCGCCAGGACCTGGACCTGACCGTGATCAGCCGCGTACAAGGCGATGACATCGGCGAGTTGCTGCGGATTGAACGGTTGGCCTGGGCCGCATCGGCATGCTTCTGCGTGGAAGAGCACGCCACCCTGCCCCTGGCGGTGTCAGGCAGGGACTGTTTTGGCACCCAGTGGGCCTGCGCGGCGCTGGACGCACAGGGCCGTGAATATCGCCTGGCCTATCACAGCTCAAACGGAGCCGCGATCCAGGCGGTGGTCGGCGCCGGCCTGGCGGTGACAGTCAGCATGGAAAGCCTGATAAGCGATGAACTGCGGGTCTTGGGGCCAGCCGAAGGGTTCCCGCCCTTGCCTTCGGCCAACCTGCGCCTGCTGCGCAACCCGCGCACCACTTCGCCGATCACCGAGTGCCTGGCGGACTACATCATCGAAGGCTTCAAACTTTAAACATCAGCATCACCGCGCACACCACCAGGAAGCCGCAGAACAGACCGCGTAACCGCCGTTCGGGCAAGGCATGGGCCACCTTCACTCCCCAACTGATGCTCAGCAGGCCGCCAATGGCGAGGGGCACGCCGATCAGCCAGTCCACTTCATGGTGCCAGGCATAAGTCACCAGCGTGACACCGGTGCTGGGCAACGCCAAGGCCAGGGACAAGCCTTGGGCCACCACTTGGCTGGTGCCGAAAATACTGGTCAGGACCGGCGTCGCGACCACCGCGCCACCCACCCCGAACAAACCGCCCATCGATCCCGATACCGCGCCCAGCACGCCAAGCCAGGGCCAGGAATAACGCATCTGCGTCGACCGCGGCGCATTCTGGGTGAACATGCGCACCAGGTTATAGATCGACAACACCAGCAAAAATGCAATGAAGCCGATACGCATGACCCCGGCATCAATGCCCACCGCCCAGATTGATCCCAGCCAGGCGAAGCAAAAGCCCATCACCCCCAGCGGTAATGCGTGGCGCAGCTCAATGCGATTGCGCTGGTGATAGCGCCACAGCGCAAGCATCACATTCGGCACGACCATTACCAGCGCCGTGCCCTGGGCGATTTGTTGGTCCAAACCAAACACCACCCCCAGGACCGGGATCGCAATCAAGCCGCCGCCAATGCCAAACAAGCCGCCAACCGTGCCCAATGCCAGGCCCAGCACTACATACATCGCCACATCAACCACAACGTCTTACTCCACCGACACAATCGCTGCATGCTACGCCGTCAGGTCTGGCAGGGAAACGCACAGCAGCGCACAATGGCTGTGCCGATTTCGCACAAGCAGTACTGTAATGAACCCTAATACCTTGACCGATCAATTGGGCCTGTTTCTTGATGTCCTGGAGGCTGGGAGCTTTTCCGCCGCGGCCCGCCGCCATCCATTGACCCCTTCGGCTGTAGCCCGGCGCATTGATAACCTGGAAAACTCCGTAGGCAGCCGATTGTTTCTGCGCAACACCCACGCGGTAGTCCCCACGCCTGCCGGCCTGGCGTTTGCCGAACGGGCGCGGCGGATCGTTCGCGAACTGCAACTGGCCCGGGCCGAAGCCGTGTCCTTGAGTCATGCGCCTGAAGGCCTTATACGCGTGGACGCCCCCGCCGCCTTCGGCCGACGGCATCTGGCGCCAGCCATCGCGGACTTTCTCACGGTGTACCCGGGATTGGACGTACATTTGCACCTGATCGATAGCTTCGTCGACATGCAGGGCGAGCACCTGGGAAAGGTCGATCTGGTGCTACGCGCGGGCCATATCGTCGATAGCCGGCTGATCGCTACGCCCTTGGCCAGCATCGTGCGGATCGCCTGTGCCAGCCCGGCGTACCTGAAAAATCGTGGCACGCCGACTCATCCGAGGCAGTTGAATGAGCATGACGGCCTCGATTGGGAGGGCTTGGCCCCGCTATTTGCCTGGCGTTTCGAGCTGGATGGGCGCAAGAACACTTTTCGTCCGCAACGCATACGCATGAGCGCCAATAATGCCGAGGCATTGTTGTCTGGCGCCCTGGCGGGGCTGGGCATCGCACATCTGCCGACATGGCTGGCGAGTGAGTACCTGGTACGCGGCGAATTGGTGCCGTTGTTTTGCGAAAATGGCCTGCCTAATCCCGAAACTGCCGGCATTTATGCGCTGCGCCTGGAACAACAGGCCAATGCGCGCAGTCGCTTGTTGTTGGAATACCTCAAGGCCCGTTTCAGCCCGGTTCCGCCCTGGGATCTGGCGTTGCAAAGCGGCTTGGGCTGATCGTCCGGACAGAATTATCTGGCGCGTTAAAGATTTGCCCGCTAGATTCCAAATCAACTGCGTTTTAAGGCACCGCCATGACCAAGACCTCTGACCCATGCGAATCTCTGTTGCTGGGAAACCAACTGTGTTTTGCCCTGCACTCCACGTCCTTGCTGATGACCAAGGTCTACAAACCCCTGCTCCAAGCCTTGGGCCTGACCTACCCGCAATACCTGGCCATGATGGTGCTGTGGGAAGAGGACGGCCTGACCGTGGGCGAGATCAGCAACCGCCTGCTGACCGATCCAGGTTCCCTCACCCCTTTGCTCAAGCGCCTGGAAGCGGAAGGCCTGCTGAGCCGCACGCGCAGCCGGGAAGATGAACGGGTGGTAGTGGTGCAACTGACCGAAACCGGCCGATCCTTGCGAGACAAAGCCATGGATATTCCTCAATGCATCCTCGGCGCGAGTGGGTTGAACATGGAGCAGTTGCGCAAACTGCAAACCGACTTGCTGGCGTTGCGCGGCAACCTGCAAGGCAGCCTCTAGCCCTGCTGCTGATCAGTTAAACGAGCGCGTGCTTGCTCGCCAGAAACATCAACGAAAACGCGTGCATCCTGGCTAAACGCGGCGCCTTTGAATTCTTCGCGAGCAAGCACGCTCCTACAACAGGCCAACCACGCTTTGATGAGGGAATTTTTTTAAAATTTATCTTGCGCACTAAACATTAGCGCGATACATTTACCTCGCCACTTACTTAGCGCGCTAAATTTTAGCGCAAAAACAGGGAGGAATTACCCATGCAAACGCTCTATACCGCAGTAGCCACCGCCACCGGCGGCCGTGATGGTCGCGCCGTTTCCAGCGACAACGTCCTCGACGTCAAACTTGCTACTCCCAAAGAACTGGGCGGTGCCGGTGGTCAGGCCACCAACCCTGAACAACTGTTTGCCGCCGGTTATTCCGCTTGCTTTATCGGTGCCCTGAAATTCGTCGCCAGCCAGAGCAAACGCAAGATCCCTGACGACGCATCAATCACCGCACATGTCGGCATCGGCCAGATTCCCGGTGGTTTCGGCCTGGATATCGACTTGCACGTCAACCTGCCCGGCTTGACTCAGACCGACGCGCAGAGTCTGGTCGAGGCGGCCCACCAGGTTTGCCCTTACTCCAACGCCACACGTGGCAACGTCGATGTGCGCCTGCACGTAACCGTCTAATCCCAATCCCACACCGGAAAAGATCATGAACACATTTGGCAAAACCCTGACTGGCACTGTGCTCACCCTGTCCATTTCCAGCGCCTTTGCAGCAGGCACGGATGTCGAGCACAACACCCAGGCGTTTCTCGATGCATTGAACAGCGGTACCGGCAAGCCGATTGAACAGCTGGCGCCCGAGCAAGCCCGCGCCGTGCTCAGCGGCGCCCAGGCCGGGGTGAAGCTGACTCTGCCCAAAGCTGACATCAGCCAGAAAACCATCCAAGTCGATGGCCAGCCCCTGGACCTGACGATCGTGCGTCCGGCAGGCGTCAAAGGGGCATTGCCCGTGTTCATGTTCTTCCACGGTGGCGGTTG is from Pseudomonas mucidolens and encodes:
- a CDS encoding DUF1127 domain-containing protein; protein product: MKGQRGYVLMVKRPFSGLFQRISRWSALHRERQLLAGLTDESLKDIGLTRADVEPGRHRHFWNDPLGK
- a CDS encoding LysR family transcriptional regulator codes for the protein MQYISEIDHLPSYPSIDTEVLRTFVAIADQGGFTRAGEQVNRTQSAVSMQMKRLEEDILQRKLFARDGRQVKLTPEGQVLLGYARRILKLHSEVFNTLREPHMVGLVRIGTPDDYVMRFLPGILKRFSKAYPLIQIEMHCEASTILMQRQDLDLTVISRVQGDDIGELLRIERLAWAASACFCVEEHATLPLAVSGRDCFGTQWACAALDAQGREYRLAYHSSNGAAIQAVVGAGLAVTVSMESLISDELRVLGPAEGFPPLPSANLRLLRNPRTTSPITECLADYIIEGFKL
- a CDS encoding winged helix-turn-helix domain-containing protein; amino-acid sequence: MPAELSLSLKQARRLALAAQGFNGRQPPALVKATQVNRLIDRLGVVQIDSVNAVVRSHYLPLFSRLGNYSPLILEQAAWSQGRRRSLFEYWGHEASLLPMALYPLMRWRMQRAREGRGIYQQMARFGREQQVTIRRVLAIVEQQGAVGAGSLSTREERAGPWWDWSDEKHALEWLFAAGLVTVAGRRGFERLYDLPERVIPAAILQQAPLGEAEAQRRLLLHAASALGVGTEKDLRDYFRLEPADSRGCLAELVEDGQLRTCRVQGWKQAAYCLPEPKVPRKVPASALLSPFDSLIWERSRTERLFDFRYRLEIYTPQDKRVYGYYVLPFLHNERIAARVDLRAERAAGRLAVHAVHEEQPGLDEEGMQALALNLRRMADWLGLEQIQLNCQRPSAARLRAALLLSV
- a CDS encoding MarR family winged helix-turn-helix transcriptional regulator; this encodes MTKTSDPCESLLLGNQLCFALHSTSLLMTKVYKPLLQALGLTYPQYLAMMVLWEEDGLTVGEISNRLLTDPGSLTPLLKRLEAEGLLSRTRSREDERVVVVQLTETGRSLRDKAMDIPQCILGASGLNMEQLRKLQTDLLALRGNLQGSL
- a CDS encoding LysR family transcriptional regulator; the protein is MNPNTLTDQLGLFLDVLEAGSFSAAARRHPLTPSAVARRIDNLENSVGSRLFLRNTHAVVPTPAGLAFAERARRIVRELQLARAEAVSLSHAPEGLIRVDAPAAFGRRHLAPAIADFLTVYPGLDVHLHLIDSFVDMQGEHLGKVDLVLRAGHIVDSRLIATPLASIVRIACASPAYLKNRGTPTHPRQLNEHDGLDWEGLAPLFAWRFELDGRKNTFRPQRIRMSANNAEALLSGALAGLGIAHLPTWLASEYLVRGELVPLFCENGLPNPETAGIYALRLEQQANARSRLLLEYLKARFSPVPPWDLALQSGLG
- a CDS encoding organic hydroperoxide resistance protein, translating into MQTLYTAVATATGGRDGRAVSSDNVLDVKLATPKELGGAGGQATNPEQLFAAGYSACFIGALKFVASQSKRKIPDDASITAHVGIGQIPGGFGLDIDLHVNLPGLTQTDAQSLVEAAHQVCPYSNATRGNVDVRLHVTV
- a CDS encoding sulfite exporter TauE/SafE family protein, producing MVDVAMYVVLGLALGTVGGLFGIGGGLIAIPVLGVVFGLDQQIAQGTALVMVVPNVMLALWRYHQRNRIELRHALPLGVMGFCFAWLGSIWAVGIDAGVMRIGFIAFLLVLSIYNLVRMFTQNAPRSTQMRYSWPWLGVLGAVSGSMGGLFGVGGAVVATPVLTSIFGTSQVVAQGLSLALALPSTGVTLVTYAWHHEVDWLIGVPLAIGGLLSISWGVKVAHALPERRLRGLFCGFLVVCAVMLMFKV